A section of the Vidua macroura isolate BioBank_ID:100142 chromosome 23, ASM2450914v1, whole genome shotgun sequence genome encodes:
- the LOC128818345 gene encoding transcription factor HES-5-like gives MAPSNALMIHMEEKLLPKEKNKLRKPVVEKMRRDRINSSIEQLKLLLEKEFQRHQPNSKLEKADILEVAVSYLKQQSQLQDQKTFIHKNPEQDFNSGYLRCLKEAMHFLSYYEPKKETQVQLIKHFCKAQLGADASYSPALRGSPLSPCVFPRKQPAQKSVAAAPTIWRPW, from the exons ATGGCTCCCAGCAATGCTCTCATGATCCACAtggaggagaagctgctgccaaaggaaaagaataaa CTGAGGAAGCCGGTGGTGGAGAAAATGCGCCGGGACCGGATTAACAGCAGCATCGAGCAGCTGAaactgctcctggagaaggagtTCCAGAGGCACCAGCCCAACTCCAAGCTGGAGAAAGCCGACATCCTGGAAGTGGCTGTCAGCTACctgaagcagcagagccagctgcagGACCAAAAAA caTTCATCCACAAGAACCCAGAGCAGGACTTTAACAGCGGGTACCTGCGGTGCCTCAAGGAAGCCATGCACTTTCTGTCCTACTACGAGCCCAAGAAGGAGACCCAGGTCCAGCTGATCAAGCACTTCTGCAAGGCTCAGCTGGGTGCAGATGCCTCGTACTCTCCAGCTCTGCGTGGCTCTCCCCTGTCTCCCTGCGTGTTTCCCAGAAAACAGCCTGCCCAGAAGAGCGTGGCTGCTGCTCCGACCATCTGGAGACCCTGGTAG